In Gracilinanus agilis isolate LMUSP501 chromosome 1, AgileGrace, whole genome shotgun sequence, the sequence TTTCTACTTGAAACACCTCACATCCTTTTTTATGAAGTTAGATTTTACAAAATGTATTCATGAAAACAACAGCAGAAATAGAAATGAGTATTTAAGTTGTGTTTaatttgaaagatttttaaaaatggtactgtaaatctttaatgtttttatagtttgtatagtatttatAGCTTACTAATAAGTCACATATTTGTAAATTGCAAAAGTTTCTTACAGCAGActtaatattataaattttattgtttaaaaattgaCCGGAGagattttaatcttatttttaaaaggacattaCATATACTATTTGCTGCTTTGTGAGAAGTTTCACTGAAACTGTGTTTTGTTAAAATaaagctgttttttaaaaaacggatgtctctctcttatttggtatttaagttttaaataattttctacaaTAATTAGGAATTTAAAGACTTTGTAAAATGGTAAAATTACTTAGGGATTTGAATTGTACAGATTTTGGTTCACTGTTACCAGATAGTTTCTTTATGTCCTTAAAATATCAATTATAATGAATTGTAGAactattttatttaaactcttgGGTAGTTATTGAAAGGGATTTCATCTGTGAGAACAATGAAGCATAAATGTTTTTTAGGAAATAAAATGTTGAGACTTTGACTACAATACTGATCTTCACTGAACTCTTTGTTGTTtgctaaaatttttttggtttgtgtcTTAATGTTGTtaatcatgtttttgttttttggttcaaAGCCATCTCCAGATTACTTTTGGGTGGTGGCAGAGGTGGGTGAGATGGGAAGAGATACAAAACCCTAACTAACCCTCTTGAAAGTCTGctagaaagaattaaaattataatgtaaGTTCATTGTTAAGAAAGCTTTATTTTGCACAAACCTTTTTAGAAGTAAGGGTACTTAGTCGAAATTTAAACTGGAATTATTACACTAGAAAAATACGTTATTTTAATATCACCTTCAAAAGTAGAAACCAATTAAAACTACCAATTAGAAGATGAACTTCTGTAATAGGTGCCTGTATAAAAAAGTGAGCATTTGTGTTTCATAGCAGTTCATCAAACAGTATTACTTTgtgctttaaaattcattttgcagttttttgTTATACTATGAAGTTATATGATAATGTACATCATTGATCAGTTTTTTGAGCATTTCAAAGTGATCAGGCCTGTCagttagtgtctctgtctctgtctctgtctctctctctctctctctgtctctctcactcactttcacacacacgcacacatacacattGAATTGACATACACAGAATTAATCTGTGAAATAATTGATGGATTTAAATTCTGGGATATAATGGAAGAAAAGTTTATCATTTGaatttctcaaattgtctttttatcattaaatttgaaataatgaCATAAACAGGTTCTAAAATGTTTCAAACTTTGTATAACATCtttttctttgatacttttttttaagagttatgAAACATAGCATTTCGCCACCTGTTTTTGTTTGGCTAGGTAGAACCAAATTCTTTTATCTTCGATACAGTAAGATTTTTTTGAGAATATGAATATTTCAAGTTTTTATCTCATGCATTATTATAATCAAATTTATCCCTTTGATTGAGCcacctcatttattttttgtgagTTTTATTTTTGCTGTACTCTTCAAAATGGTCTGTTCTATGcttatttttcttagtatttaGAAATTTTAGGTAAGACTCATTTTGGCCTATTCTAAACCAGCTTTAAGCACAAATATCCAATTCTCTGGtttgttcattaattttttagCATTGGTATCTGTGCATTTTGtacaaattattttcccttctttggaATTGAGAATGTTGACTTATTAACTTTGTTTTAACATGAATGAATTTATATTTCAGAACAAAAAGTTTTTTTGCCTAAAAGTTCtgcttttattttagaattttgataAAGAAATGACATTGTTTTCTGTACTATGAAAACTAATGATGCTCATTGGAAGGAAGTACAGTTCTAAAGCAAATAAGATGAATAGGGTATTAAATAGTAAAGATTTGTCAGTTCTAAAAATGAATTGTTTCACTTGGCACATTCCTCTCACTTTAGACAGAAGCTCCAAaactataaattaaaagaaactaagacaacaatgttaataattttaaaaatttgatgatatatttttttagactctccctccacttctccctttccttcccacaccccctctttcctgtttctttctttcctctcctcttctaagGTCATCAagtacagaagaaagaaaatagcaagTGTACTTACTTAGCCTTTCTGATCAAGCCTTTATAAAAAACCCCTTTTCTAAatatctttaaatgcataaaataaaatacatagaattaccaATAGTTTGAATCtttggatcccaggttaagaactcttgataTATAAAAGAGAAGTTTTTATTAATCATCTGCTAGTTGCCCCTAGACTTGTACTTTATTTACAATATGCTATTATTTTTTAGTCTTTGTTGGGTTAGTTAATACAAAGAGAGGTGATTTCTGAATGGCCAGAAATCAAACCATGTtgataatgattaaaaaatatttcttatattaaaaGTATGAAAATAATCAGTCCTTAACTCTGATTTGCGTATTGAGAAAGCTTCTTTATGGCTATTATAATTAAGTTGTTTGCATATCAGTCTTAATGTAACATCTCTGTATATCTTTATGGAGAAAATAGTATTTGTGTAATCTGTTTATCCCTAAAGAGCCACTTGTTTTCCTGTTCTACTGTAGTTACTGTTTTAAAACTATAAACCAATTACATATCTCAAAAAGTAGGATGCTTGGTGTggtagagtgctggatttggagtcagagacctTGAATTTCAATTTGGACTTTGCACCCAGGTGACCTTGGTTCACTTATTTATCATCTCTGGGCTTCAGACTTTTCATACATTAAATGTTGAGGTTGGGCTAGATATGATATTCAAGGTTCTTTTCAACTTTTTAAGTCAATAACTCCtaaatttgttttcaaaataactgctgtattattaatgttttttcttaCAGTTTTTACATTTCTTCCCCAAAGTTCTTTTCATATATACTGGGATTCAGGAACCTTGATTGTATGTAGCTAAGTAACTGATCTGGCGTTTTATTTTTGAACATAAAACATGTAGATTTATAGCACCTAGCTGAATGCTTTGTATGTTATAGGTATTCAgtacatatttattgaataaaatatgaaagaaatatataaagtttataaaGACCATATTGAATAgggattttaattattttggaacATGCACAAAAACATTCGATTCTGATCTATTGAAGAATGTCATCATtagctagtttttaaaaaaaatgagatcagaagtaaaaatttcttataaaataagaaaatttgacTATAGGTGGAAAATGATCTTTCtttatcctcatttgtaaagttaaCTCTAGCCTTTCAGGTAACCTCTTTACCTCCCAAATCCTTACTGCTTCTTGCTGGCCATATAATGTTTGTTTTCTCTTAAGCTGCTTAATTATTCGACAATTGTAACTTGCTTGTGGATAGTAGGTGAAGATAGAAGACTAGAAACtgaaatcactttatttttctctttaattgcTTTTACAATGTAGTCATTGTAAGTAGTAATGAAAATGTTTACTttatattccatttatttatatgatgctttttCCCTTTAGCATAGATAAATGAGAATTggctttatttgatttttataaagtCCTCTAGGAAAAGTTAATTAATTGGTTAGTGTGGTTTATTGTGACAGGTTGTTTTGCTCTACTTCTAGGATTCTTGAAATGGAAAGACAAGAGGAACGAGCAGTAAGCTAATTTAGTTATTCTTTATAGAGCAAATTAAGAAGAAATTAGGCTTCATAGAGGCTCTAAGAGTGCCTTGACTTAAAAAGCTTTGACAGATGTCATagaggtttttatttttgcttttttgaaatATCACAGTCAGTGGTTTTGGGATTCATTGATATTATTAGAGGAGCTTTCCAAGATGTCCCATTGTGTTATACCTTTCCCGGTCAATTACAGggctaattttaatttaaatattttggggGCACAAAAAGAAATTAGGTCTTATAGTTTTAGAACTTGCATTTGTAGTGATAGTCACAAGAATTTCTTCAGAGTCAATCAGAAACAAATCAACTTTTGAAAGAACTTAGAAAGGGACAAGGGGACATGTTTAAATGACCTCTGACTTTAGTAGTACCTCAAAACCTGGAACTGGTGAAAAAGCACTGGGAGATATCCAGTTTTAAGAGCTTTCTTTTAATGACAAAAAAGTAGCATAATGAAATCCCACTTGGTTCAGGGTTGCTTTGCTTTGTTTATCTTTAATCATAGCTAATGGCCCTGAAGAAGGGCTTTATCAGGCCCCTCATAGGGAAAAAAGGACAAGTTTCTGTACATAGTCAAAGTACTTGCTTCTTTATTCTGTTATAGGAAGCTTTGCCTTGCAGTGTGTTTTCATTATTTAGAGAACTTCCAGTGCATTAGCAACTCTTCTATAACTTTGAGGCTAATGAATGCTTGGGGGGCagtgaaaagttaagtgattttctcagtcaCATACTCTTGTGTCAGATGGAGgtcctgaattcaggtctttctgacacctTCCTATCCAGGGTTCCTCAAAAacacctccttttcttttttaccttttgtaaagATAATGGGAACTAAATAGCTGATGTGAGAATACTtggtgtttttaaatttttaaatttggccAAGTACAAAAGTTAAATAATGACCTTTTAATGAGATTTTTGTGTCTAAATGTATCTGTCTATAAGATAATTGTTTACACATTGTCATACATTTTCCCCAGTGGCAAATCAGTTCAAAACTTCAACTTTATCAAAGAGATTTCTACTTGAGTCTTTTCAGTCTGAATGTATGTTGTACATATTAAGAATGCCTAGGATTTGAAAGTTAACTGGCACATCTTTCAAATAAACTATTTCTGCTATAAATTTAAAACATAAGAACATTAATAGATgcattggaattttttttctcattgtgaaATCTTGTTAGGTATCAGTTAGAGACTCATAACTCTTAGTGatgttttctcactttttttttaaccctatactagttttatattttcttaatttagaTTTCCAGGATCTTGAATTTTactttattcttacatattttccTGTATTCTGTATTGGAGATCTTTTGTCAAATAAGAGTTTTCCTAGAATTTAGCTTCTTAGGGTTTATTTTCCAGTAATTTACTATGATCTGTATAGTTTAATGTAATCTTCATTTGGCTGTGATTTTTGAATACGTAAACTTGAATTTTTATAGAAATCTGtactttgatatttattttaaaatttcttatgttCTAAGGAGTGCTTTTTCATATATGAAGCAAATATTCCTGGAAATTTAAATAACTGAATTTATTAGGGCATATTAGATttccaaataacattttaaagttttttttgggAGACTGGGGGAGTGGAAAATAATGGTTGCTTGAGCAAGaacttcatcattcctttgattGCAAAATAGGTATTTTGAATTTCAAGTAATTCTTCTATTTGATTAAAATGGTTGATGAGCTTGTGTCCTCTTTCCTGCAAAAAGGCTAGGATAAACTCAGTATGGGTGTTTTTCCTATGATTTCTAAGTAATACTTTGGCTAGTCATCCCTTTTTGTACTTATTTTCTCTGAAGTGATTTGAGTATTAGATTCATTTTCCAAAAATTAAACTGATGAAATTGCTATTTGACCTGaattttatttctcatatatacTTTTCTTTGTAACTATAACTCCCCTCCAATTTAAAGAAATATGCAataattgcattttaatattttgGGGAGCGTAGGAGGTTATTCATCTCTTATCCAAAATACTTTGTACCTCCTCATTGTCTGGGCTCATCCTCTGCAAGCAAATAGATACTTGATAAAAAATAAGTGTTTATCCTCCTAAATATTGTTATaacaatttcatattattgacCACGTCTGTTCTTAAATTTCTGTAGAGAAATAACTAATGTTCTTGTTAGGGTGCAGGGCATTTTGTCAAGTATCTTAAATGGAGATTAATGGAGTATGCAAGCCTTTTCCATAATTAAACCAAATGTAGTATATTTGAATTGATCATATTAAAGATTTTCACTAGTGCACTAACTTATAGAAATAAACTTCTGGGTAAAAGATTGCTAactatatgaatgtaatataatttCATAGTTGTCTTCTGCTTTGATCCTTTTCTCAAAGTCAGTTTGTTAAAGGcatctttccaaaaaaaatttttggccttggggaaaaagagatgaaagagaaaaaaattatatactgcCATCTCCTGGGCACAAGGTAAAATGCTGTTGAATGTTCGTGGAAATATTCCTAAAGAAAGTCAAATACAGGAAAATAAACCAACAAAATCTGAGGACTTCAAGATTTAGTAAAAATTTCCCCctttaacattttattagaaaatgtttatgtaattataatttaatGACCCTTTATTTTTGTTCCTTATAATGCCACTGAGAGAAAATATTGTAGTAATGTATTTGTCTATTCtgttaatcattttcttttctaagttcATCTTAAAATTTTACTTCAGTTTCTATGAAATATACAGAAAACAATAAAGGTTTGGCTTATCCATCAAAAAAGTGAATCTTTTCATTACATCTGTTATTTAGGCTAATGTATTTGGGGTACCACCAATATTAAAAGGGTAGGTGGTCAACATTGTTGTTCAATACAACTCTAATCTTTTGAACTACAgctatatttttagttttattaactTCAGAAGATAAGCAAATCTGGAAAAATGAATTTCCTGGCATTGTTTATGTTACCTGCATACCATAAGCAATTAAAagaatgctttcatttttttatgaatAAGTTTTGTTTTAAGTTTACATACTCTTTTAAATTGTATGTTATAATATGTTTATTTAGATGTCAGGTACTCTTATTATAATAGTGAtgcttgtatttttaaaatgttgagttaCCTAATCAATGATTTCCTTCAGAGATTAAATATtgtgaatgttttttaaaatgtgtttaataTACTTTGTTATATTTAAAACTGCCTTTTCTTTGTATGGGTAAATATTTGTATCTTGATGTTGACATATTATTAATTTCAGTTGGTTGTCTTATTCTTTTTGTATATTGTAATGATTATAAAAGGATGTACTGTTAAATTGTAGTACAGATAGAAGTTCTAAGGTGGGACGCACACGTTTTGTAGCAGATAACTTCAAAAAACAAGGTTTTGTAGCTATTAAAATTTTCACCTATGTACCTGGGCAAGATATAATTATATGGTCATGTTAAAGATTTTAGAATCCCAGCCAAAATTCAATGTGAATAGGGACTCATTAGGAGTTGTTTTGTTTCTGTGAAATAAAACTTTCTTTGTGTATAATCATACTTCCACTGTTTGTGGATCAGTACTTTTTTTCATGGATGTAGATATTTCTTCTATTGGTACAGTGCCATCATTTATTCCTTAATAGATGATCTTCATGAATTGCTATTGCCCAAAAAGCTCATCCTATATTGCTCATTTTCTGATGGTAAACCTCTCCATATTTTTAGCGGGGTTGGTCTTTCAAGAATAGTCAGTACAGTTGGGAAGCCTGTTTTTCTAGTTTGGTGTAAGACTTGTCAAGGCTTGTGCTTTATGGGAACAGTCCCTGAGAAGCTTGAAATAACACTCTGCCATGGTGAGCAGTACTTCAATGATAATTCCTTCTTTGGTGTAATAGAACTTATAATGTTGAATTCTGTTACAATATTTTTGGGATGTATTTGGTAATTCTTGTCAGTTTTGTGTTGTCTGCACATAAGAATTATGTATATGATATTGTCACAACAATTTTATAtgtgaaagaaagaattcaatttgaaatttcaagggtaGAATAACATGTAATGCCCTCTTTTCACATTTTATAGTCTGTCCTTTCAAAAAAGTCAcagttttcttaaaattttacagAAAAGCTCTTGCTAGGGTAGAGGATTAGAATAAATTCTCTTGAATTAATGAAATTGAGATGACTGATTTCTgttgatatttaaattttttgggtTTAAAACTTAATGCTTGTTCTAGAAGAGgcatagggaaaggaataagcatttattaagtgtctgctatatgAGGCACTATTTTAAGtgcatttaatcctcacaacaaccctgtgaggtaggtacagGATTACTGCATTTCAAGTAATCCTTAATTTTAACCTTATGGTTTGAAATTTTAATGTagagtatttttattttgatgctaattttaaatagcatttttaattAAGGAAGGTGGTGGGTAGTTTGCTTTTTGAAATAATTCAAGGACAAGTGTCATTTTCAAAAGTGTCATTTCACTGAAAGCTACAGCTGTGTTAAATTATTCTAGGAAATGCTATCACTGAAAACTTAGTCCATAATTTAATGCTCACAGTTCTCTTGCTCATGAATAACAgtttcttaattataaaattgtattttattacaGTATTCCTTTTACTATTCAGCGACTTTGTGAATTGCTAACAGATCCAAGGAGGAACTATACAGGAACAGACAAATTTCTCAGAGGCGTAGAAAaggtatttttttcccctaattgaATTGGATTACATCTATAAAAATAGGGTTGACCAAGAGACCGTGAGAGAGATTTAGTCTTAATTGTTTTATCATTTAGGAGCTTGTTAAAATTATCCTTTTATCAGTTATATCTAGTAATAGTTATATCAGTCCTTATTTGTATTAACTTAATGGTCAATAAATTTAAGATTAATCTTAAAATTCTGATTAAAATGGAATTCTGTTAGAACCTCTTAATAGAGGATTTGAAGCTTTCATGGTTTATAGGGCTCCATGAAGTTCCTTATGCTATGAccaccctcccccttcccttcaaCCCCCTCCCTCCCTatatcttccctttctctgtgGTCCACCAGGTCCCAAACTGAGGAAAATTCTACTCAGCAGTGCTATCACTTTTCCTGCCCTGCCCAGGGAGATTTACTATCAGTTCCTAGCCTCTCACTATGGGACTTCACTGCCAGCATTTTCCCTACCAGTGTTAGACTTCCAAAGCTTTCAGTGCATAATAAGATCCATGATTTCACTGCTGAGAATCCTCCTTCCATCAATGCCTTTCTAGGTTGATGTAGGAGCTGCCAGAGATTGTCTTCTACTGCATAGGCTTTGAAAACCTAGAGTCACCTTCACACCATGATGGAACATTGAAATAGAACTTTAGTAGAAATTGGCAATATTTAGGGTAAGAAAATTTGATGGATTTTGCTTCCAAGAAACAAATTATAGTAATTAAATGTTATGGTTGGGGAAAAGCTTGATTTTTTTGGCCCTGACTTTGGGGTTTTGATTAATATCTTTATATActaccttattttcttcattagtaaaataggaataaagacCTTACCTCAGGATGGTTGTGACAATAAGAATGACTTAAACAAGATAATGTGGCTTTATTCCAGCACTAAATTACCAATTTTTGTTGTTGCAGAATGTGATGGTTGTTAGCTGTGTATATCCATCTTCAGAGTAAGTATAAAAATTCTTGCAGTTGTTAAAAaagtgttcttttttcttttagcattttggaattgatactctCCCCTGCCTTTTCACCCCTATCTTATTAACTTGGGTGGTTTTTTTGCTTTGTAGGGGAAGAGGGGTTTTATGTGGTTTTGTGGTGCCCTATCAGAAAGGATTACTGGAATTGTATTTTAGTGCCAGTAGATTAAACATATATCAAAATCCTCAGACTTAAGTAGGAATCTTTATATATGATAACAAAATCTGActtagtatatatattttctaacttttttagtTTTCATGTTTCCTGTGCATATTCTTATTTGTAATAGAAGTACATACGAATCCTATTTCTATGAAAATCTGTTCTACAAAGATTCTAATTTAGGAATTGAAGGAGATAAGGTTTAGAATTTGTTTAGTGTAGGGAGGATTTCCTGGTTTCTGAACCACTAATTCTGAGAGGAAGGATCAATATTTCACTTGTACTACTTGCATGTTGGGTGTGTGCCAGTACGTCACAGGTTAGGAACTTTCCTGTTTGGCAAACAGGCTTAGTGCAGgcaaaataatgttttctttgcCCATGTTCAAGGATGGAGCTTCTATGGTTGATTTCTTTATGGTTTGGCAAATGAAATAAATGCTGCTTGTGAAACTTATAGGTGAAATAGCCTACTTTAACCCTAAGCACCATCATTCTAGGATCCCCTTTAAGGCAAAGTCTCATCATTTTTAGTGTCATGGATCccttgtttttaaatgtacaaaataaaatgtgagattacataagaaaatatttaaaatcaaaaccaGAAATCTAAATAGAGAACAAGTTTTAGGATTAAGAACCAATTCACAGGGGGATTGACAGTTATTTGAGTTTAAGTAATGAGCACTTTATATCTTTCTGCTTTCTGGCTGAAGTATTACTAGATTTTAACATTTGGTAGGAAGTAGCCAGTCTTAGGGTCAAAATGGATTCTTAATAGTTGAAGGAATGGATTAGATATGGTTTGCTTTACAAAGTTGtttcataataattttaatattttatgtaatcTACTGTGCCTAttggcaaaaaaaggaaaaaaaaactaaaaaaggcaatatatttttttatccatTGTTAAGAGTAAGAAGTCTatcatataatgatataatataatgatgTTGTTAATTTAACTTCAAAACATAAATACTGCAGTAGAATTATACATCAAAACTAAATCCCAAGATTGGAGAGTTTAAGACATCTCAGTTTTCTGGTAACTCACATTTTGTTCATTTGACTTTTTAGATCAGAATTTGGTATGTGTAACTTGGCAATAtatgaaagggaaaacaaaaaaaaaattgagaaaaataggaaaaaatattcaacTTTAAGACTAGTAAAACAGGGTAGGGTTTATCCTAGGAAGTATgtactttttctttataattcctATATTCCCCCAAATTATTTCTCTTAGTTAAAGCTTTTCTTTAGCTTTGACCATTTGTCCTTTAAGGTCATGCCATTACATTTGGAACAGTTTTGGACACCTTTTCTCTAGGTAAATTGAACCAAAATGTCGACTGTCACAAAAATCCTCTACCACTTTTAGAAGGCATATTTTGCATTAccaaaattaaagaatattagCATTTTGTTATATAgtagaatgtttttatttttcataggaAAAACAGTTCTAACAGCTTAAATCGAATGAATGGTGTTATGTTTCCTGGAAACTCACCAAGTTACACTGAGAGGTAAGTCAATTGGTTTTAGTACCAGAATTTACAGGATTCTCCCTTTTTGGGAAGTGGGCCCTGCCTGTTCAAACGTAGGCTTTTGATGGGAATGTACAAATAGTGAATCAAAAAGATTTATTTCTTGATTTGTGAATATTTAGGGAATGATTTAGGGGAATTTTCATCAGAACAATAATGATGCTCTATTATAGGTCTAACATTAATGGTCCTGGAACTCCCAGACCAGTAAACCGACCAAAGGTTTCTTTGTCAGCTCCTATGACAACAAATGGTTTGCCTGAGaacacagaaggtaaagagtcaaatttacaaCTAACTGAGGAGAAAAACCACAGGTTTGTATTTAGTTTACATATCTGTATTTTTTACCAAAATTAGTCTTCCACTACATTCCAGTATAGTTCAGGACATTTACTGTGAGATaggaatagggagagagagaagctggGAGCTGTGTGTCTGGCTTGGGATGTAAAACTTCTTGGAGTCTAACTTGGGGTTGAGAGCAAGTGAATATTTGAATTATGAAACAGCAAAGCAATTGGTCCTTTATAGCTAAGCTTtgagaaattgtttttataaagcTTAAAATAtacttgtcatttaaaaaatacttgcttaaggaaaaaaaaaactttccaaatgAGGTTTGAAATCTTATAGAAAAGGCTTTCTCATTACATAAAGGAAATATATAGGAAGAATATGCTTCCtttgtttgtattttgtcatatcagaaaagaaaaccaagatgAAAAGGGGGGAGGAATAGGAAGAGGAGATTCTCATAGTAAATGGCTTAGGAGTGTATGAGAGGATTTTTAATGTGTTTGAGAGTCGAAGAGGAAGCTGGTAAAAAAAGGTAGGACCTGTTGCTACTGAGATCCCTAGATTCTTCTATTGCCAGATATATTAGCTTTGAAGCAGAGCAATATAAAAATGGTCCTTAAATACAAGATTGTGGTAATTGCCCAAGCACTTGCTTTATTGTTTAATGAGACTTTTACAAAATTTACAGTGATTCATCAGCATCTGAATCAGAAGGTGCCCAAGCGAGTCCTGTAAAAAATAAACACTCAGATGAAGACCCTGTGGAAGCAGAAGGGCATGAGGTAAAAAGACTCAAATTTGACACAGAAGGTGAAGACAGAGAGACAACCAACCCAAGTTCCAACAGTGACATGCCTTCAACTGTGGTAGAAGAAACAGGAATGTCGCCTGCATCTCAGGATAAAGACagagggagcagctctgccagaCAGCGCTGTacggacgaggaggaggaggaagaggaagaagaagaggaggaggaagaggaggaaggtatTTAGAAATCAAAGAAGGGATGCATCATTATTGTATAATTAAGGCTGATGTTAGATGTGTCTCTGATTACAAAATGTTTCAGGATGTGGTTTGGCCAGGTGGATAGAATAATATCAGTCTAGTTAGGAtagaatttttttgaaaatacaaatttaactcttgctacttttttttttaaagaatcttttgTGACCTCTAAAGAAATTACcccagaaagaaaagatcaagaaaaagaaactgatgaGGCCTTAACTGTGAGTGAAGAGACTTCTGAGGAGAGTAATCAAATGGAGGAGTCTGTCTTGTCTCAGGAAGACAAAGATTTACATTCTGAAGACAGTGAAAATACAAGACCTGTAAGTAGTGGTGTTGATTGCAGTGAAACTGAAGAATTAGGAACCTATGCCAGTGAAACTCCATCAGAATCCCCAA encodes:
- the PPP4R2 gene encoding serine/threonine-protein phosphatase 4 regulatory subunit 2 isoform X3; the protein is MDMERLQEALKDFEKRGKKEVCPVLDQFLCHVAKTGETIIPFTIQRLCELLTDPRRNYTGTDKFLRGVEKNVMVVSCVYPSSEKNSSNSLNRMNGVMFPGNSPSYTERSNINGPGTPRPVNRPKVSLSAPMTTNGLPENTEGKESNLQLTEEKNHSDSSASESEGAQASPVKNKHSDEDPVEAEGHEVKRLKFDTEGEDRETTNPSSNSDMPSTVVEETGMSPASQDKDRGSSSARQRCTDEEEEEEEEEEEEEEEEESFVTSKEITPERKDQEKETDEALTVSEETSEESNQMEESVLSQEDKDLHSEDSENTRPVSSGVDCSETEELGTYASETPSESPMENSDEATDVAEEPMEQD
- the PPP4R2 gene encoding serine/threonine-protein phosphatase 4 regulatory subunit 2 isoform X1; this encodes MDMERLQEALKDFEKRGKKEVCPVLDQFLCHVAKTGETMIQWSQFKGYFIFKLEKVMDDFRTSAPEPRGPPNPNVEYIPFDEMKERILKIVTGFNGIPFTIQRLCELLTDPRRNYTGTDKFLRGVEKNVMVVSCVYPSSEKNSSNSLNRMNGVMFPGNSPSYTERSNINGPGTPRPVNRPKVSLSAPMTTNGLPENTEGKESNLQLTEEKNHSDSSASESEGAQASPVKNKHSDEDPVEAEGHEVKRLKFDTEGEDRETTNPSSNSDMPSTVVEETGMSPASQDKDRGSSSARQRCTDEEEEEEEEEEEEEEEEESFVTSKEITPERKDQEKETDEALTVSEETSEESNQMEESVLSQEDKDLHSEDSENTRPVSSGVDCSETEELGTYASETPSESPMENSDEATDVAEEPMEQD
- the PPP4R2 gene encoding serine/threonine-protein phosphatase 4 regulatory subunit 2 isoform X2, producing the protein MDDFRTSAPEPRGPPNPNVEYIPFDEMKERILKIVTGFNGIPFTIQRLCELLTDPRRNYTGTDKFLRGVEKNVMVVSCVYPSSEKNSSNSLNRMNGVMFPGNSPSYTERSNINGPGTPRPVNRPKVSLSAPMTTNGLPENTEGKESNLQLTEEKNHSDSSASESEGAQASPVKNKHSDEDPVEAEGHEVKRLKFDTEGEDRETTNPSSNSDMPSTVVEETGMSPASQDKDRGSSSARQRCTDEEEEEEEEEEEEEEEEESFVTSKEITPERKDQEKETDEALTVSEETSEESNQMEESVLSQEDKDLHSEDSENTRPVSSGVDCSETEELGTYASETPSESPMENSDEATDVAEEPMEQD